The sequence below is a genomic window from Alligator mississippiensis isolate rAllMis1 chromosome 16, rAllMis1, whole genome shotgun sequence.
ATTTCCCTGACACCTGCCTTTTCTGTGGGACTTACTTGCCACCCTTCCCATTGGTGGCGTGTTCCTCCGGGTCTGTCTGCTGATGGGACAGGCCTCTGGTGGGCCTGATGGATTTGACTAGAGGATCAGGGTGTTGAGGGGGCTTTCTTTGCCTTTACCATCATTCTGGCCAAGGCCTGGGAACAGAGCAATCTCTGTGTCCTGGAGGTCCTCCTCAGGTTTGATTTTGCTTGAATGTGTAAGGACCTGTCTGCACAATgccctcagtgctgctgccaggtgttCCTGCTCTCATGCTAAACTTGGCCTTGCCATGGTGAAGCCACCTCAGGGGAACCCTGTTGGCTGTTCCTGAGCACTCAATTGCCACTGTGCTGGAGTGGCTCCCACAGTGGCTTTGCTGTTTTTCCCCAAGTTTGAGGCACAcaagcagaggtgggcagggtgtgcccCAGGCACCTCCACTAGGACACACCAGGGACAGGGTGTAGGCATTCCCTGAGAGTGAGATGCTGCCACTCTcctcccctgctctgagcagtcCAGCAGGGTGCTCCAAGGGACTGAGGGTGGGACGGGCTCTTCTATTAAAAGCTCTGCTCATTCTCGGTCTGGGAGTCCACAGACTAATATCGCCCCTTGGGCCTCTGGTGTCTTGGAAACAAGCTCTACCTGTGGGTGATAGGCAGGGCATTCACAGGCTTCTCCCTTTTTCAGACAGGGCCCCTGGGGCACTTCCAGCTACCTACCTCTTCAGTCTTGGGAAGCTTAATTAGAAGAGCCTTTTGCAGATGAGCACTGTGTAAATGCGAAGTATTGTGCAGCTCTAGGTTGGCCTGTCTGAGATCCTGATGGTCACGAGTTTTACACCATTGGCTTCAGTGACATCGCTCCTGCTTTACCCAGCTGAGGGAGTTGAATTGGGCCCTGAGACTACTCGGTGAGCCATCTGCTGCCTACAAGGACCTCATCGGGGCTGTGGGAGAAGACGGTGCAGTATCCCATTGGAGCTGAGACGAGAAATGCTCACTGACGGGGAGCAGACTGCACGTCCGATGGCCCAGAGatttcccagccctgccttctgcacacTGCTCGGAGGACTGGTACTGCCAAAGCAAATAAAGAAAGCCTGTGTTGGCCCAGATCCAACATCTTATTTAATTGCCTCCCTGTCTCTGCCTCCAGTGGACAAAGATGTTTTGGCCTTCCCTGCATGTTGGctaagggagagagggggaagtcAGTGGTGTAGCATCTCTAGTTTTTCCTGTGCTCTGACCATGCTCCCTCTGATCTGCTCTCTTCCAGAAGGGTGGCATTTATGGCTTCCTTTCCAGGGATTCAGAGGGAGTGTACAAGCAGCCCTCTCACTTGGGCAGGTCTTGTCTCTTGCTGCCTGGATTCCCAAGCAAGGTTAGCAAGTCTTTTCTGATCCAGGCAGCTCGCTCCTCTGTTGCAGCCTGCAGTCATGTTTATGCAATAACAATGCAGCAGCTTTTCATACATCGCCAGAGAAATGTTCAagagttttattttttataactCCTCTGTACAGAAATTTTTAATGAGGAAATGTTCAACTGCAGAAGATACTAGTTTCCCACACTGAACTGGACCCATTGTGGACCTTGTTCTAGGTAGATTTTAGGGGAGGGACAGAGTGTTGGGTCTGCAGCATTGATCCCACTATGCTGCCCCTAACAACCACTGATGAGAGCACCTAGTATGTCAGGACTTCTGCTTTGATGAGCTAGTCTCTGGGCATTGAACACGATTTGCTTCATCCTGCTTCATCCTAAGAACACATCCCAAGGGGGTTCCTGCCAGCTCAAGGCGTCTACTCAGGATAACAGGCTGGCCAGAGTGGGATTCAGGACCTTTTACCCATTCTTGGCCACCTCTTCTTTACCCAGGACAATCCCAATTTTGCCTTCCTTTCTACTCCAAGCAGCAGTATGTGCTGTTGAAAcctctgcctgagcctgctggaaCTTTGCTGTGACTGAGTCATGAAAGGATGAGAGTAGTTCATTGGTGAACATGCCTTTTACTTTCTATCCCTTCTCTCCGCTTGTGAGCTGGAGTGTCTGATTCTGGCAACTTCCCATGTATTTGGCTGGTCTCCTGCCTCTGACCCCCAGGTTTCCTGCTCTGTATTGTGTTGCACTATCGGCATTGAACATATTTTTAACTGAATTCTAAAATGGTGCCAGTGTGGGAAGGTGCGTCTCTTTCTGTGAGACTTGAGTAcagaatttttaatttttgtgtGCGCCTGTGAGACGGTGGGTGTTCACATTATCAGATAATGTAACAGGTACCAATAGTCTCCACGGGAATAAACTGGGCTCTTCAAATGACTgctctttggttttgtttttttacagacaTGTAAAATAGGAACATTTAGTGTGTTAAATAAAACTATACCTGCCTTTGGACCTTAATGGCCAAGTTTAGGAGCGTCTGTTTTACTCTGACAGCAGAGACAGCTCTGCCTTGTTCTGTAACATCCTCTAACAATAACAGTACCAAGCCTCCTGTCCCTTGCAAAAAGATTTAGCCAAACTGATTATAATGAGGATTAATCCAGGGACACTAATGAGGGTTTGCATTTGTTTATGTAGTTGCAGTACAAGTTTCCTACCCCAAAGCTCCAGGCAGACCTAACTGCATTGATTTCACAGCTGGGTTTGTATTTCCAGGGCCTCCCTTGTAGCCCTGCCAGGTACAATGGCAGTGGTGGAGGAAATACTGCAGCGAGCTTTACCAAACTGTAAAATGAACTGGGGCAATTAATTTTTGATGAGATTCGCTTGTTGGCACTCATACCCTAGCCCAGCGGGTTAGGGTACCACCACACGTACCACCAGCGGTAGGCAGACAACCTGTCGGGTACACATTCACAGATTTATCATAACTTTATAGGACAAaagtttgctggtggtacttaaggtcgTATCATTTTAAATCGGTGACGTGCAATCTGTCAGAGCTCGGGAACCGCTGGCCTATCCCAACGCGGCCAGGCCAGGGGTTGTACTGCAAGcagaaaacattttcattgctttaCTAGTTGTGTTGAGGCTATTTCCATCGTGGTTGTTCATTGATCTTTAACGAACGCAGTTTGGTGCTAGGGCTGTTACTTGACCGGcccctgcaccccatgccccGCCCTACAGATGACGCGACTCTTCGTCTCGCTAAGATGAAAGAAAGGGGAGAGGAGACTTTCGTGCCATCCACCTTGCAAGGAGGTTTCCTGATGGTTTATTAAGCCGCACCTCGCACGCCCACCACGCCGTTACACAAACCCGGGAGAGCCCCGGATGCGCCCATGGGGCACAGCCTCTCCGTGCCGCGCAGGCAACGCTGGGGACGGGCTCCGGGGTGGCTGACGAGAGTCCACTGGGCTGGCGGGAGGAGGCCTCTCGCTCAGTGCCCCGCTTtctgcaggagctgggagaagcgcTGGGTGATGGACAGGGTGGTGTCGATGAACCGGTCCacgcagctggccaggcagctcTCTGTGCGATGGTCCAGTTTCGAGCCGGGCTTGTCCACGCACTTGTCCCAGCACACCTCCATGAAGTCGTGCACCTGCGGGCGGGACGGTTGCTCACAGCCCgctcagcacccccctcccccccggcggCGGCGTGCCCAGGGCTCCCCTGGCTCCGGGGCCTCCCATCTCCATCCCGGCGCCCTTCTTTACATACGGTCAATACtccgggctgggggtgggagcccaaaactgcccgaacgggggggagggagagaggggttcACCTGAGCCGTGAACTGCGCGCGCTTCTGCTCGGCCGCCACCAGCTCCCGCAGCTCCGACACGGCACGCTCCCCGCTGTCCGGCTCCGCCATGGCCGCGCCGCCGGAACCGGAAGTGCTGCTCGGCGCGCCGGAAGTGCGACACCGAGACGCGCTTCAGCTTCCGGGTGCTGTCGTGTCCTTGGGGCGCGGCGGGGAGGAAGCGGCGGCAACATGATGGCGGCGAGCTGGGCGCGggcggggctgctgctgcggctgcgGCCGGGGCCGGCGCGGGTGGTGGGGCGCGGTGAGTGCGGGGCGCccgcagaccccccccccactaacCGCCCCGCGTCGGCCCCTGGGGGCTGTGCGGGTGTGCccgcgtgtgtgtgcatgcaggggtgCACGTGTGtttccctgtgtgtgtgtgcaggcgcCCCCGCGGGCTTCCCCTCCTGTCCCTGCCTCGCTGCCCTTGTCCCCCAAAGGCGCCCGGCCggccccactcctccctggaGCCCTTTAAGGGTGACGTCCTTTGCAGCCAGAGCTGTTGGCGTCGTTATATGCGTGGCGCTGCTGCCCcgacgcgcgcgcgcgcgcgcgcatacacacatgcacgcacgcacacgcgcGCGCGTCTGGCTTCCTCCACCCTCTGCTGGCTTCGAGGTCCCAGCGGGCCTCGCAACTGCTCAGGGGCCTCGACCCCGCACCGGCCTGTGGGATCTGGGCATTGAAGAGGCAGAGCAGCGTCTTCCCCTTGAACCCTTGTCACCTCTCGGGGAGGGTGCGATTTCGACACTGTCCTGCCCCTGCAGGCTCTGTCTCTGTCGTGCTGACGGGACGTGACGTGGGTGGTTACGGCCTTTCCCTTTTGTAGATGTCTTGAAGCAATGTTGTGGCTGGAGATATGTTTAAACTTCTGGGTGCTTGTGGTTTCCAGTGTGAAACAATGGGTCAAGAAAGCCTGGAGCACGTGGTTCTCAGCCTTGTAAATACTGTGAGTCATTTCTCGAAACCTCCCTTGAATTCAGGAGGAACCTGACTTCCCCATTTCGGGGAGTGCTCCGGGCTCTCACAGGCAGGATTTTATGGCCTCTTGTTTGACTCTTTTTGAAGGGCCAGTTGTTGCAATTAACCTTCCGGGGTTTTAACTTTAACTCTGGGCGTGGTGTAAACGTGTATTACTTACTCCTGGTTCTGTTTTACAGTTCTTCTGAGTAAGATCCTTTTGACCAGACCCATTGTTGCATCTCCGATCACCTTTGATCGTCTGACTCTGACCCGTCAAATCCACACACCTGCCGACACTGTTGGTACGTCGTTAGAAGTGGGGGTGCCTGGGGTTTCAGACCTAGTGATTCTGGGTTTAATTTTCCTCTGCCGCATCTAATCGTGTTCATCTCGATGCACAAAAATTTGATTAAGAACGTCGGCTTTTGTTTTTAGTTGATATTTGGGCTTCCCCTTTATGGTCTGTCCCAatcattcctccccccccccccccccccccccccccccccccgggtatcATTTCTGTTTCTTGTGTCATAAATGGTGTGGTTTAAACGAGTAACATTTTCCACATGTGCACACAGCATTTAAACCTGAGATTTCAGAACCACCTTTTGCAGTATCTGAATATATCTGTGAATGCTAGAAAAACTGATGAGCTGTTTGGTGGCTTTTCCTTTGACTTCTGTGTGGAAATTGGTATTGCCTGAATTCTCATgtctcctttttaaaatgatgCTTAATGTTTGCTAGGGCTGAAAAATTCAGTGTTCTTTTTCATAGGATAAAATGAATTTCCCAGTGATGTTTTAGTGTTAGAGCACACTGAAAAACCAGTGTTCAGTGAACACTGTGCTCACAGGAGCAGAACTAAAGTGTGGTAGGCCTTCCTTGGAGTTGCGTTTGGTAACGGCTAGTTCGCAAGCCTCGGCTCTCAACAGCTGCCTTATTGCACGTACTTTCATTCCAGCGCTGTAGCAAAAATGTTCTGAATTCCCTTACCCTGCAGAGTGGAGAAatgttttaatttgatttttggtACAATTCAAATTAAATCTCTGTATGACGTTATGATTTTAGACTGTTCGAAGTCAAATATTTAGACAGGTGCTCCGATGCGTGTATTATATTCTAGACGCAACTTCACAATCGATGCTCTGTAATTTTGCCCTCACTGAGAAGCTGCGGCACAGAGCAGGTCAGTGGcttgccctgggctgtgcagtGAATTGGAAGCAGAACTGAAAATGCAGCCCAAGCATCTTGTTGGATTTTCTCCAGACATTGCCCGGCTTTTCATCCTCTCCTTTTGTGATGTTCTGAGCAGGAATAGAAAGCAGAACCAGTGAAGTCTGTGGTTGCAAGCAGTTTGTGAATATTTAAGCACTAGAACAAACCACTACAATTGTCCTTGAGCGGGTGTACTAGGGCCTGTTATggaacccccatggctcagcaaaggcattcaagaatgcctgagggccaaaagggggcGTACATCTgctggaagagaggggctatcgccaaggaggaatactcctccttggcccatgagtgtaggagggccattaggaaagccaaggcgggggtggagctcaggctagcgaccaggattaaggataacaaaaagtccttcaaatacattgggagtaaggaGCGGGCACCGGGTAATGCAGtgcccctgttagactcaaatggtaatcttgtggctacactaGACGAGAAACCCaaaatctttaacaagttctttgcccctgttttcttggacagggaccaggacagctctcccaccgcAGGTAGGGGCAGTCTTGAGGATAGgactgccaggcctcgggtctgcgCAGAAGTAgttggggatcttctggaagggccgGATATTTTTAAATCTGCGGGCCGTGATGCCCTCCAGCCACGAGTATTGATGGAACTGGCTGGGGTCATTGCTctgcccttggcccggctgtacgagCGATTGTGATCCACgggccaggtgcctggagattggaaactaactaatgtggtccccatctaaaagaaagggagaaaggaggacccgagAAACTATAGGctcataagcctcacatcggtcttggggaaaatccttgaaaaaattaccaaggatcacatctgtggggggccagcaggggagatcacacccaggggaaatcaacaggggacagcagggcagaccctacaatgagaggctacgggacctgaacctgttcagccttcacaagagaaggctgaggggggaccttgtgactgtctataaactcactaggggggaccagaagggtttgggggagaccttgtttcccctagcacccaccgggatagcaaggaataacagccacaagttgttggagagtaggtgcagactagacatccgtaggaactacttcgcagtcagggcggctaggatctggaaccaacttccaagggaagtggtgctggctcctaccttggggggctTTAAGAAACGGCTTGATgcctatctggctggggtcacttgagcccagtttccctcctgcccaggcagggggttggacttgaagatctacaaggtcccgtccgacccgacttctacaattctatgattctatgaacatgggttcatcaaaggcaggtcctgccagaccaatctgatggccttttatgaccagataactaaatccctggatgatggtgtcgccgtggacatagTGTTTCTGGacttaagaaggccttcgacactgtctctcaccccattctcattaataaactgagcgactggcatcgatgcctacacagttggatgggtcaaaaattggctgatggggcgcacccagagagtggtggtggacgggtcatacttgcgggatgtgaacagtggggtcccccagggcttggtcctggggcctacaccgttcaacatcttcatcagcaacttggacaagggggtggaaaacacgttgtccaagtttgccgatgacaccaagatgtgggaagaggtaggcacgct
It includes:
- the TIMM8B gene encoding mitochondrial import inner membrane translocase subunit Tim8 B; its protein translation is MAEPDSGERAVSELRELVAAEQKRAQFTAQVHDFMEVCWDKCVDKPGSKLDHRTESCLASCVDRFIDTTLSITQRFSQLLQKAGH